GTCGAAGGCCAAGCGTTGGCACCGGACATCCGAGCCACCCCCTGGGGCAAATGCTCGCTGGCCGACAGGCGTGGCGTCCCGTTCACGGACTACCAGGATTGCTCCGGGAGCGACTGCTCGCGGACGTCTTCGTCGGGCTGGCCGTAACCGGGCATCCCGTCCTCCCGGGCTTCATCCGCGTGGGAGGTGCGTCTGCGCTCCGGCGCCCCGCCCTTTGGCTCGGGTGCCTCCTGCGCTGGCTGCTTCTGCTCGGGTTTCTGCGCCATCTTCCTGCCTCCTTCCGCGCGGACACACCGCGGCAACGGAGGAGAAGTTCGTCATCGTCCTGGAAGGTGGGCAGGGCCTGGCGGACCTGGCGACAGCGTGCCCGCTCCCCTACCCCGTGCGCGAGCCAGGTGTCGGCGGCGCGCCGTTGGGCGTGGAGCCCGTGGGCGTGGAAACGGCGGGCACTTCGTCACTCGCGCCGAAGAGGCCGCGCACCACCGCGGCGATGGCCAGCGGCGTCCCCACGCGCTCGTCGTAGTGCGGGGTCAGCGCCAGGGCGAAGTCCTCGGCCGTCAAGAACCGGTCCTCGGGCCGCTCCGCGAACGCGCGGGCCACCACGGCTTCCAGCGCCTCGGGGACGTCGGGACGCAGCTCACGCAGCGGCCGGTACTGCCGCGAACGGATGGCGCTGAAGACGGCATCCGGCGTGGCCCCGGTGAAGGGCCGCTCCAACGTCAACAGCTCGTAGAGCACCACCGTGGCCGCCCACAGGTCGGCCTCCGGACTCACCTCACCGAGCAATGACTCCGGGGACAGGTAGTACGGCTTGCCCAGCACGTCGCCGCCCTGGAGCTTGCCGTCCACCAGCACGCGCGACACGCCGAAGTCGCCCAGCTTGATTTCCCCCACGCGGGAGATGAACAGGTTCGACGGCGACACGTCACAGTGGACGATGCCCAGCCGCTCGCCCTGGGGCCCCGTGGCCGAGTGCGCGTACGCCAGCGCCTCCAACAGCACCTTGCCCAGGTACACCGCGAAGTCGAGCGGCAGCGGAATGCCCCGCACCTTGCAGCGACGGAGGATCTGCCCCAGGTCGCGGCCGTCCACCAACTCCATCACGATGAAGTAGATGCCCTCCAACTCGCCGGCATCCAGCACCGTGACGATGTTGGGGTGGTGCAACTGCTTGGACAGTTGCGCCTCGCGCGCGAACAGGGACACCGATTCAGGATCCCGCGTCAGCGCGGGCAGCAGCCGCTTCAGGGCCACCGTCCAGCCTTCACG
This genomic window from Myxococcus hansupus contains:
- a CDS encoding serine/threonine-protein kinase, which encodes MSQSPPPQKPMRVFGNYEVLSVLGKGGMAEVYRARVLAGAREGWTVALKRLLPALTRDPESVSLFAREAQLSKQLHHPNIVTVLDAGELEGIYFIVMELVDGRDLGQILRRCKVRGIPLPLDFAVYLGKVLLEALAYAHSATGPQGERLGIVHCDVSPSNLFISRVGEIKLGDFGVSRVLVDGKLQGGDVLGKPYYLSPESLLGEVSPEADLWAATVVLYELLTLERPFTGATPDAVFSAIRSRQYRPLRELRPDVPEALEAVVARAFAERPEDRFLTAEDFALALTPHYDERVGTPLAIAAVVRGLFGASDEVPAVSTPTGSTPNGAPPTPGSRTG